The following proteins are encoded in a genomic region of Alosa alosa isolate M-15738 ecotype Scorff River chromosome 10, AALO_Geno_1.1, whole genome shotgun sequence:
- the kctd20 gene encoding BTB/POZ domain-containing protein KCTD20, whose translation MTDRRFVSSNPSPGRRLSEGSELPAQMEARIGVEPSRHSTTHHERVTLVVDGTHFVVDPALFTAHPDTMLGRMFGPARQHNFTRPNAKGEFEMVEGINASIFHVILDYYRGGILQCPEGVSVAELREACDYLCINFDYNTVRCRDLSALLHELSNDGARRQFEGYLEELVVPAMVSSAQEGERECHIVVLLDDDTVDWDHDNPPPMGEEYSQIIYSTKLYRFFKYIENRDVAKALLKERGLKNIRIGIEGYPTCKEKVKRRPGGRSEVIYNYVQRPFIHMSWEKEEGKSRHVDFQCVRSKSVPNLTAAMAEGPTRSGATPTPQVDELDRLNGPSPQPTAVFMPSNESRDV comes from the exons ATGACAGACAGGAGATTTG TTTCTTCTAATCCATCCCCAGGCAGAAGATTGTCCGAGGGTTCAGAGTTGCCCGCTCAGATGGAGGCCAGGATAGGTGTAGAGCCCTCTCGACATTCAACCACGCACCATGAGCGGGTCACTCTAGTGGTGGACGGCACCCACTTTGTTGTGGATCCAGCTTTATTCACTGCCCACCCGGACACCATGCTGGGGAG GATGTTTGGTCCTGCCCGACAGCATAACTTCACTCGACCCAATGCAAAGGGAGAATTTGAGATGGTGGAGGGCATTAATGCAAGCATTTTCCATGTAATCTTG GACTACTACCGAGGGGGCATCCTGCAGTGTCCAGAGGGGGTGTCTGTGGCTGAGCTGCGGGAGGCCTGTGACTACCTCTGCATCAACTTTGACTACAACACTGTGAGATGTCGTGACCTCA GTGCTCTTCTCCATGAGTTGTCCAATGACGGTGCCCGTAGGCAGTTTGAGGGCTACCTGGAGGAGTTGGTGGTTCCAGCCATGGTGTCCAGCGcgcaggagggggagagagagtgccaCATAGTGGTGCTTTTAGACGACGACACTGTTGACTGGGACCATGACAACCCGCCACCCATGGGAGAGGAGTACTCTCAGA TCATATACAGCACCAAACTGTACCGCTTCTTCAAGTACATTGAGAATAGAGACGTGGCCAAAGCCCTGCTAAAGGAGCGAGGTCTGAAGAACATACGCATCGGCATCGAGG GGTACCCCACATGCAAGGAGAAAGTGAAGCGGCGTCCAGGCGGCCGGTCAGAGGTCATCTACAACTACGTGCAGAGGCCGTTCATCCACATGTcgtgggagaaggaggagggcaAGAGTCGCCACGTGGACTTCCAGTGCGTGCGCAGCAAGAGCGTGCCCAACCTCACGGCCGCTATGGCCGAGGGTCCGACGCGCTCCGGAGCCACACCCACCCCACAGGTGGACGAACTGGACCGTCTGAACGGACCCTCTCCTCAGCCCACGGCTGTGTTCATGCCCAGCAATGAGAGTCGAGATGTTTGA